A region from the Andrena cerasifolii isolate SP2316 chromosome 9, iyAndCera1_principal, whole genome shotgun sequence genome encodes:
- the Rbp gene encoding RIMS binding protein isoform X7 → MFANKIVHLCRIVCGAFLAIPMYIRCCGVGGGASTAPQAPQLQDIGSAVGTTTSTNTTIMQDAVLESILEQMRETKTRKAELERQHAEAQNQLREKIAGRYQGPESVEALQSKIRELEKKTELQMVRHEELTLEMTSLRHARSRGPMMGHTTVPTTWPPAGSEIDRIIAKIEQDNSASRLIHELDHTRGTITTQQPSHQQGILRSSSENLPNLGQHQHPPHPHALSLGMPTQMGHYAGSPMPLTPMMPGCPALTPNGPPYHYSEPIPPAPSLSSSQSQPVFQQKIQQYQQQQPSHTDLSTSHSQSALPTSQQKQQQAHTHFTSNQYQESYPHTQTYQQPLQSQQQQQSQQQQQHPASTSYLTPSSQNVISHYTQPTQTAQTYQLNGSQQATTYPSLSITSHPNGTYNTGAATFTGQLSHHNYSVPQTSIPQTTLSSLPPYSSSSFHSTLGALTSVPQTVLPFSSVQSTYATSGSTYSTVGTNAFGASGVSSGTTSTGLLQAISDPLQAMQQLSAQSQANQLQQQAIIQQIQQSLRASSPTATASAGQLYLGPRQMPKIPSSILSNPLDRLTNDNIVAEGQVDMLDIPGKGRCYVYTARFTYEPFQHSPNENPEAELPVQGGDYLLVWGQPDEDGFLDAETLDGRRGLVPANFVQKLVGDDLLQFHQAVLGLRDVDDSASTNIPQCYLQDIDLELAALEEGNRNRQAELSEYAELDHIAEEDEQEPPEVYLFSDLVPAPQHLTLERQLNKSVLIGWTPPENTHQLESYHVYVDGVLKVTVKATERTRALVEGVDSTRPHRISVRSVTHSRRTSRDAACTMVIGKDVALGPTAVKASNVTATSAVISWLPSNSNHQHVVCVNNVEVRTVKPGVYRHTITGLAPSTIYRVTVKAKNLRATHFEDQNAQAANNLACHVHFKTLPKGLPDPPVDIQVEAGPQDGTLLVTWQPVALNGSAVTGYAVYADGKKVTDVDSPTGDHALVDIHKLMGLNPKHITVRTKSRESQSGDSCATAIPCSVLRGGATTHLQHGSAHMQDQGQAQSSVTGQPDDANRLRMPGASQRYPTASVPPSHMRRHATTRLDAHGQVIIETDENLSDKEIYPGQSMSQMGVPDIAKDSASEANYSEEDDPSRRGRGMPLHHGGHQRYGPQMGQQGLAGTHRSGRVAGPGGRPQDPYYDQPGNQRSRAPGYRGSRDMQVQGGTVYPPSSGQQLNKRTRLFVALFKYDPTSMSPNPDACEELAFSNGDTIKVYGDKDADGFYWGECYGRQGFVPCNMVQEIQDPNQLSQAQPGRRSRWGDTYANMPVKKMIALYDYDPHKLSPNVDTQAELRFRTGNEIYVYGDLDDDGFYMGELNGVRGLVPSNYLAEAPDQPPQGQLPPDSRRPPGQSQGPGARGPPPPPREPPPSAHRRGKGEGEGRRDQSC, encoded by the exons ATGTTTGCCAATAAAATTGTTCACTTGTGCAGAATCGTTTGTGGCGCGTTCCTTGCGATACCTATGTACATACGA TGCTGTGGCGTTGGAGGTGGCGCTTCCACGGCACCTCAGGCTCCGCAGCTGCAGGATATCGGATCTGCTGTCGGGACTACCACCTCCACAAACACCACCATCATGCAGGACGCGGTTCTCGAATCCATCCTCGAG CAAATGCGTGAAACGAAAACTCGAAAGGCGGAACTGGAACGACAGCATGCCGAAGCACAGAACCAATTACGCGAGAAGATAGCAGGACGCTATCAGGGCCCGGAGTCGGTTGAAGCGCTACAGTCCAAGATAAGGGAGCTCGAGAAGAAGACAGAGTTACAGATGGTCAGGCACGAAGAATTGACGTTGGAGATGACGAGTTTGAGACACGCTCGAAGCAGAGGGCCGATGATGGGCCACACCACGGTCCCGACTACTTGGCCCCCCGCTGGTTCCGAAATCGACCGAATAATAGCAAAAATAGAACAAGATAATAG CGCTAGTAGGCTGATACACGAGCTGGATCATACCCGAGGAACAATTACCACGCAGCAACCCTCGCATCAGCAAGGTATCCTGCGATCCAGCTCAGAGAATCTCCCGAACCTCGGTCAGCATCAACATCCGCCCCATCCGCACGCTTTGAGCCTTGGAATGCCAACGCAGATGGGTCAT TACGCAGGTTCGCCTATGCCCCTGACACCAATGATGCCCGGATGCCCAGCGCTAACACCGAACGGGCCGCCGTATCACTACAGCGAGCCAATACCACCGGCCCCGTCGCTCTCCAGCAGCCAATCGCAACCCGTTTTCCAACAAAAGATCCAACAATATCAGCAACAGCAACCATCTCATACCGACCTGTCAACTTCTCATTCCCAAAGTGCTCTGCCGACATCGCAGCAGAAGCAACAACAAGCGCACACCCACTTCACCAGCAATCAGTATCAGGAGAGTTACCCTCACACGCAGACCTATCAGCAGCCGCTCCAgtcgcagcagcaacagcaatcgcaacagcaacagcagcacccAGCCTCTACATCGTACCTGACGCCGTCTAGTCAAAACGTAATATCTCATTATACGCAGCCAACTCAGACCGCCCAAACGTATCAATTGAATGGAAGTCAACAG GCAACGACGTACCCAAGTTTGTCAATAACGTCGCACCCGAATGGAACCTATAATACAGGAGCGGCTACCTTCACTGGCCAACTGTCGCATCACAATTACTCCGTTCCGCAAACCAGCATTCCGCAAACGACGCTCTCCTCGTTGCCGCCCTATTCGTCGAGCTCCTTCCATTCGACTCTGGGCGCGCTTACCAGTGTACCCCAAACCGTTCTTCCCTTCTCTAGTGTACAGAGCACCTACGCCACTAGTGGATCGACTTACTCAACCGTCGGGACCAATGCTTTTGGCGCGTCGGGCGTGAGCTCAG GCACCACTTCGACAGGCTTGTTGCAAGCGATAAGCGACCCCCTTCAAGCCATGCAACAACTTTCTGCACAGTCCCAAGCGAACCAGCTTCAACAGCAGGCCATCATCCAACAGATTCAGCAAAGTTTGCGCGCCAGTTCGCCGACGGCCACTGCTTCCGCGGGCCAGCTCTACCTTGGCCCAAGGCAAATGCCAAAGATACCCAGTAGCATACTATCGAATCCCTTGGATCGATTGACCAATGACAATATCGTGGCCGAGGGTCAAGTAGACATGCTGGACATACCGGGCAAGGGCAGGTGTTACGTTTATACCGCCCGTTTCACCTACGAGCCGTTTCAGCATTCGCCAAACGAGAATCCAGAAGCGGAGCTGCCCGTGCAGGGTGGCGATTACCTGCTGGTCTGGGGTCAGCCTGACGAGGACGGTTTCCTCGACGCAGAAACACTGGACGGTAGACGTGGCCTGGTCCCAGCTAATTTTGTCCAAAAGTTAGTTGGCGATGATCTACTGCAATTCCACCAAGCCGTTCTGGGCCTCCGGGACGTGGACGATTCAGCTTCTACTAATATTCCTCAA TGCTACCTACAGGATATCGACCTCGAGCTGGCGGCCCTAGAGGAAGGCAATCGGAATCGACAGGCTGAACTGTCCGAGTACGCGGAGCTGGATCATATCGCGGAAGAAGACGAACAGGAACCACCAG AAGTCTACCTGTTTTCGGACCTAGTTCCGGCGCCGCAGCATCTAACTCTCGAGCGGCAGCTGAACAAGAGCGTGCTAATCGGCTGGACGCCGCCGGAAAATACCCACCAGTTAGAATCGTACCACGTCTACGTGGACGGAGTGCTGAAAGTTACCGTGAAAGCGACCGAAAGGACCAGAGCATTGGTCGAGGGAGTCGATTCTACTCGG CCGCATAGAATAAGCGTACGCTCGGTGACACACTCCAGAAGAACATCCCGCGATGCTGCTTGCACGATGGTGATCGGTAAGGATGTCGCGTTGGGTCCAACTGCTGTCAAGGCATCAAACGTGACCGCCACCAGCGCGGTGATATCCTGGTTACCGAGCAACAGCAATCACCAACACGTGGTGTGCGTGAACAACGTGGAAGTTAGAACGGTGAAGCCTGGCGTGTACAGACACACGATCACCGGCTTGGCACCATCCACGATCTACAGAGTGACCGTCAAGGCCAAGAATCTAAGAGCCACGCACTTCGAGGACCAAAACGCCCAAGCGGCCAACAACTTGGCGTGTCACGTCCATTTCAAAACGTTACCCAAGGGACTGCCGGACCCTCCGGTCGATATCCAG GTGGAGGCTGGACCGCAGGACGGCACTTTGCTAGTGACCTGGCAGCCTGTTGCCCTAAACGGTTCGGCCGTCACCGGTTACGCGGTATACGCCGACGGGAAAAAGGTCACCGACGTAGACAGCCCCACCGGTGACCACGCTCTGGTCGACATACACAAATTGATGGGTTTGAATCCGAAACATATCACGGTCAGGACTAAAAGCAGGGAAAGCCAGTCGGGCGATAGCTGTGCCACTGCCATTCCCTGCAGCGTTCTTCGCGGTGGCGCCACCACCCATTTGCAGCACGGATCCGCACACATGCAAGACCAGGGTCAAGCCCAGAGCTCCGTTACCGGGCAGCCGGACGACGCCAATAGGTTGCGAATGCCCGGAGCAAGCCAGCGATATCCGACAGCCTCTGTACCACCCTCTCACATGAGAAGGCACGCAACCACCAGGCTCGATGCTCACGGCCAAGTGATCATCGAGACCGACGAGAATTTGTCCGACAAAGAGATTTACCCTGGACAGAGTATGTCCCAGATGG GGGTACCAGATATCGCCAAGGACTCGGCCAGTGAAGCAAATTACAGCGAGGAGGACGACCCGTCGCGTAGAGGTAGAGGCATGCCGTTGCATCACGGTGGCCACCAACGGTATGGGCCGCAAATGGGCCAGCAAGGACTCGCCGGCACGCATAGATCCGGAAGAGTGGCGGGACCCGGTGGTAGACCTCAAGATCCATATTACGACCAACCAG GAAACCAAAGAAGTCGAGCCCCTGGTTACCGCGGTAGCCGAGATATGCAAGTTCAGGGCGGTACGGTTTATCCGCCGAGCAGCGGCCAGCAACTCAACAAAAGAACACGTTTGTTTGTGGCTCTGTTCAAGTACGATCCCACCTCCATGTCCCCTAATCCGGATGCCTGTGAAGAATTAGCATTTTCCAATGGCGATACCATCAAG GTGTACGGCGACAAAGACGCGGACGGATTTTACTGGGGCGAATGCTACGGTAGACAAGGATTTGTCCCTTGTAATATGGTGCAAGAGATCCAGGATCCGAATCAACTGAGCCAGGCTCAACCTGGAAGGAGAAGCAGATGGGGAGACACTTACGCCAATATGCCTGTCAAGAAGATGATAGCTCTCTACGACTATGATCCGCACAAATTGTCCCCTAACGTCGATACT CAAGCGGAGCTAAGGTTTCGAACCGGAAACGAGATTTACGTGTACGGTGACCTGGACGACGATGGATTCTATATGGGTGAACTGAACGGGGTCCGAGGTTTAGTACCAAGTAACTACCTCGCGGAAGCACCCGATCAGCCGCCCCAAGGGCAACTTCCACCGGATAGCAGGAGGCCTCCTGGTCAGAGCCAAGGACCCGGAGCCAGAggaccacctcctcctccgcgGGAACCTCCTCCTTCTGCTCATCGACGGGGCAAAG GGGAAGGGGAGGGGAGGCGCGATCAATCGTGTTAG